The nucleotide window CTTTCTCCGTCAAACAGATGCGTTGAACACGATTGTCATGAGAGTCGGTATTTCGTTCCACATAGCCCGTGCGTTCCAACTTGCGAATGAGTGTTGTCACCGTATTCTTTTGGCGGCCAATCTTTTTGGCGAGCACGCCCATGGGAAGAGGGCCTTCCTCATAGAGCCATTTCAAAATCGCACCATGCGATGGGGAAAGCTCGGGGTGTCCGCGTCGTTCAAGCTCAACAAGAATTAAGGCATTCGCTTTTTCTCGGATACGGCTGACCAGACCGATAACGTGATCCGTTGTCATGAAAAGAGCAGTTAGTTCTATGTCGAACTATTGTCAAGATTTTCCACGATCAATGGAGCAATAAATTGTCGTTAAAATACAATATCTCATGATTTCGACGCACACTTGAAACACCACTC belongs to Desulfovibrio inopinatus DSM 10711 and includes:
- a CDS encoding MarR family winged helix-turn-helix transcriptional regulator, translated to MTTDHVIGLVSRIREKANALILVELERRGHPELSPSHGAILKWLYEEGPLPMGVLAKKIGRQKNTVTTLIRKLERTGYVERNTDSHDNRVQRICLTEKGQAFRSDFDAISELLLTAVWGDMEQAQKEHLVAGLERILHNLK